In a genomic window of Myxococcales bacterium:
- a CDS encoding putative DNA binding domain-containing protein — MTDAEIQALLGEPETDRVERKETYAGDVPEKVRQAICAFANDYPGYRKPGVIVLGQRDKDRAFSGLVVDDPLLSKLGQIPNDTKIVPRPAIQVSRQVIDGNAVAVIVVEPSSAPPVRYDGRTWIRTGPTRAIATWEQEQRLVERRGGTHLPFDIQPLSFVPGSEIDVEYFRSSYLPGAVAPEILAENHRDLQTQLIGHRMAAPDGTPTTLGVLILGIDPTRWIPGAFVQFLRFAGTEQTSDLVDQKEITGRIPEVVRRVEEVLDSHIRVPLRYADVAVATTSPDYPINALRQLFRNAVMHRAYDGTHAPIRIHWFTDRIEIDNPGGPFGRVTRENFGTGVTDYRNRYLASAMKDLGLVQSFGRGLFLANKELERNGNPPLKPDLDTARTLITVWRRP, encoded by the coding sequence ATGACCGACGCCGAGATCCAAGCCCTCTTGGGGGAGCCGGAGACCGATCGCGTCGAGCGCAAGGAGACGTACGCGGGCGACGTCCCCGAGAAGGTCCGCCAGGCGATCTGTGCCTTCGCGAACGACTACCCAGGCTACCGGAAGCCCGGGGTCATCGTGCTCGGCCAGCGTGACAAGGACCGAGCTTTTTCGGGGTTGGTGGTGGACGACCCGTTGCTGTCCAAGCTCGGCCAGATCCCAAATGATACGAAGATCGTGCCGAGGCCGGCGATCCAGGTGTCACGACAGGTCATCGACGGCAACGCCGTCGCGGTCATCGTGGTGGAGCCCTCCTCAGCGCCGCCTGTCCGGTACGATGGCCGGACGTGGATCCGGACCGGCCCAACGCGGGCGATCGCGACGTGGGAACAAGAGCAGCGACTGGTCGAGCGGCGCGGTGGAACGCATCTCCCATTCGATATCCAGCCACTTTCGTTCGTTCCGGGGAGCGAGATCGACGTTGAGTACTTTCGGTCGTCGTATCTTCCCGGTGCGGTGGCTCCGGAGATTCTAGCCGAGAACCATCGTGACCTTCAGACGCAACTGATCGGCCATCGGATGGCCGCGCCCGATGGAACACCGACCACGCTCGGCGTCCTCATCCTCGGGATCGATCCGACCCGGTGGATCCCGGGTGCGTTCGTCCAGTTTCTGCGGTTCGCTGGCACCGAGCAGACGTCCGACCTTGTCGATCAGAAGGAGATCACGGGGAGGATTCCGGAGGTCGTGCGGCGAGTCGAGGAAGTGCTCGACAGCCATATCCGTGTGCCGCTGCGCTACGCCGATGTTGCGGTCGCGACCACGTCACCCGACTACCCGATCAACGCACTCCGGCAGTTGTTCCGCAACGCGGTGATGCATCGGGCCTACGACGGGACGCACGCGCCGATCCGCATCCACTGGTTCACCGATCGCATCGAGATTGACAACCCCGGCGGACCGTTCGGCCGTGTGACGCGCGAGAACTTCGGCACAGGCGTGACCGACTACCGAAATCGGTACCTCGCATCTGCCATGAAGGATCTCGGCCTCGTCCAGAGCTTCGGTCGTGGGTTGTTCCTTGCCAACAAGGAACTGGAGCGGAACGGGAACCCTCCGCTCAAGCCCGACCTCGATACGGCGAGGACGCTGATCACGGTCTGGAGGCGGCCATGA
- a CDS encoding DUF302 domain-containing protein gives MTATTLRKTLDATYDEALIRVPEALKAEGFGVLTEIDVAATLKAKLNVDFRRYKILGACNPPFAHQALSADLDIGLMLPCNVVVYENDDGRAVVLAVDPLRSMAAADAPGLEDIAGAVRAKLERVLAQLT, from the coding sequence ATGACCGCCACCACGCTGCGCAAGACGCTCGACGCCACCTACGACGAGGCCCTGATCCGGGTGCCCGAGGCCCTCAAGGCCGAGGGCTTCGGCGTCCTCACCGAGATCGACGTCGCCGCCACGCTCAAGGCCAAGCTCAACGTCGACTTCCGACGCTACAAGATCCTGGGCGCCTGCAACCCGCCGTTCGCGCACCAGGCGCTGTCGGCCGACCTCGACATCGGGCTGATGCTGCCGTGCAACGTCGTGGTCTACGAGAACGACGACGGCCGCGCCGTGGTGCTGGCGGTCGATCCGCTGCGCTCGATGGCGGCCGCCGACGCGCCCGGCCTCGAGGACATCGCCGGCGCCGTCCGCGCCAAGCTCGAGCGGGTGCTGGCCCAGCTCACCTGA
- a CDS encoding DUF2202 domain-containing protein: protein MRKLISIAAILATATLVGCTDDGAGPIDPTTDPLSAAERTALTFTREEEKLARDVYAALADNGQPFVNIGASEQQHMDAIATLLVRYQLPDPAATTGPGEFVDPTLQGLYGDLTAAGQPGAVDAYAVGCLIEELDLRDLALARLDVTHADVDATYANLALGSRNHLRAFHGKLVAAGGSYVPQYLDQATFDAILAGAHEQP, encoded by the coding sequence ATGCGCAAGCTCATCTCGATCGCCGCGATCCTCGCCACCGCCACGTTGGTCGGCTGTACCGACGACGGCGCCGGGCCGATCGACCCCACCACCGATCCGCTCTCGGCGGCCGAGCGCACCGCGCTGACGTTCACGCGCGAGGAGGAGAAGCTCGCCCGCGACGTCTACGCCGCGCTCGCCGACAACGGCCAGCCGTTCGTCAACATCGGCGCCAGCGAGCAGCAGCACATGGACGCGATCGCGACCCTGCTCGTTCGCTACCAGCTGCCCGATCCCGCCGCGACCACCGGGCCGGGCGAGTTCGTCGACCCGACCCTCCAGGGCCTGTACGGCGACCTGACCGCCGCTGGGCAGCCTGGCGCCGTCGACGCGTACGCGGTCGGGTGTCTGATCGAGGAGCTCGACCTGCGCGACCTCGCGCTGGCCCGGCTCGACGTGACCCACGCCGACGTCGACGCGACCTACGCCAACCTGGCGCTGGGCTCGCGCAACCACCTGCGCGCGTTCCACGGCAAGCTGGTCGCCGCCGGCGGCAGCTACGTGCCCCAGTACCTCGACCAGGCGACCTTCGACGCGATCCTGGCCGGCGCCCACGAGCAGCCGTAG
- a CDS encoding sigma-70 family RNA polymerase sigma factor produces the protein MDAASEPELVAAARAGDDAALAALIKQHQDRIYRFGLRMCRDPEDARDVLQETLLALARGVKDFRSEASLSTWLYTVARSHCIKARRRSKFAPAQVGSLDGEASATVVDPAPGPAQALSDRRLAAALEDAIAALEPSHREVLVLRDVEGLAAAEVAEVLAISVDAVKSRLHRARAAVRAALAPLAPVSAPAPATSCPDVVALWSRQLEGDISAEACAAMEAHLQGCPRCAGTCAALRETLALCQTTPAPVPAAVQARVRVALDALRPPR, from the coding sequence ATGGACGCCGCATCGGAGCCCGAGCTGGTCGCGGCCGCCCGCGCCGGCGATGACGCGGCGCTGGCCGCGCTGATCAAGCAGCACCAGGATCGCATCTACCGGTTCGGGCTGCGGATGTGTCGCGATCCCGAGGACGCGCGCGACGTGCTGCAGGAGACGCTCCTGGCGCTGGCGCGCGGCGTGAAGGACTTCCGCAGCGAGGCGTCGCTGTCGACCTGGCTGTACACGGTGGCGCGCAGCCACTGCATCAAGGCCCGGCGCCGGAGCAAGTTCGCGCCGGCGCAGGTCGGCTCGCTCGACGGCGAAGCGTCCGCGACGGTGGTCGATCCGGCGCCGGGGCCGGCCCAGGCGCTGTCGGACCGACGGCTGGCGGCGGCGCTCGAGGACGCGATCGCCGCGCTCGAGCCCAGCCACCGCGAGGTGCTGGTGCTGCGCGACGTCGAGGGCCTGGCCGCCGCCGAGGTGGCCGAGGTGCTGGCGATCTCGGTCGATGCGGTCAAGAGCCGTCTGCACCGGGCCCGCGCGGCGGTCCGCGCTGCGCTGGCCCCGCTGGCGCCGGTGTCTGCGCCCGCGCCCGCGACCAGCTGCCCGGACGTGGTCGCGCTGTGGTCGCGTCAGCTCGAGGGCGACATCAGCGCCGAGGCCTGCGCGGCGATGGAGGCCCACCTGCAAGGCTGCCCGCGCTGCGCCGGGACCTGCGCGGCGCTGCGCGAGACCCTGGCGCTGTGTCAGACCACGCCGGCGCCGGTCCCGGCCGCGGTCCAGGCGCGCGTGCGGGTCGCGCTCGACGCCCTGCGCCCGCCGCGCTGA
- a CDS encoding DNA-3-methyladenine glycosylase I produces MARLPPGVKLGPDDRPRCGWCVGSDDYVAYHDHEWGFPVHDDRRLFEKLCLEGFQAGLSWLTILRKRDGFRAAFASFEPAAVARFGAGDVRRLLADAAIVRHRGKIEATIGNAARYLALVEEFGSLDRYVWQFEPPASARPRKLTWAALKAMATTPAATALSKDLKRRGWRFVGPTTMYAFMQAMGLVDDHLDGCVVRPAAEAARRG; encoded by the coding sequence ATGGCTCGCCTGCCACCCGGAGTGAAGCTCGGCCCCGACGACCGTCCGCGCTGCGGCTGGTGCGTCGGCAGCGACGACTACGTCGCGTACCACGACCACGAGTGGGGCTTCCCGGTCCACGACGATCGCCGGCTGTTCGAGAAGCTGTGCCTCGAGGGCTTCCAGGCGGGGCTGTCGTGGCTGACGATCCTGCGCAAGCGCGACGGCTTCCGCGCTGCCTTCGCCAGCTTCGAGCCGGCGGCGGTGGCGCGGTTCGGGGCCGGCGACGTGCGGCGCCTCCTGGCCGACGCGGCGATCGTGCGCCACCGCGGCAAGATCGAGGCGACGATCGGCAACGCCGCGCGCTACCTGGCGCTGGTCGAGGAGTTCGGCTCGCTCGATCGCTACGTCTGGCAGTTCGAGCCGCCGGCGTCGGCGCGGCCGCGCAAGCTCACCTGGGCCGCGCTCAAGGCGATGGCCACGACCCCGGCCGCGACCGCGCTGTCGAAGGATCTCAAGCGCCGCGGCTGGCGCTTCGTCGGGCCGACCACGATGTACGCGTTCATGCAGGCGATGGGGCTGGTCGACGATCACCTCGACGGCTGCGTCGTCCGGCCCGCGGCCGAGGCCGCGCGCCGCGGCTGA
- a CDS encoding ParA family protein, with protein sequence MTPVVTFFNNKGGVGKTSLVYHLAWMYALQGTRVLVADLDPQANLTAMMFDDDEIERLWEPERGRTVFDPIRQMIDRDGGLGTPHVEAVGRNLSALIGTPRLAAFESDLAENWLKCLDGKPGGFKVVKAFWELMQGAADKVDAHVVLADVGPSLGAINRSALVASDHVVMPLGADLFSLAGIENLGRWLQESREDWAKRVRESKDPQLVLPAGRMVAAGYVLSQHAVQGGRPTRAYDRWMRRIPATYAGSVLGTTAGTDDPSEDANCLGIVKHYRSLMPLAQEARKPIFLLRAGDGALGSHAAAAQQAYRDFAELADRIAAATWRTAPPVAATTPG encoded by the coding sequence ATGACCCCAGTGGTGACGTTCTTCAACAACAAGGGTGGAGTCGGCAAGACATCGCTCGTCTACCATCTGGCGTGGATGTACGCGCTGCAAGGGACGCGCGTGCTCGTCGCGGACCTCGACCCCCAGGCCAACCTGACGGCCATGATGTTCGACGACGACGAGATCGAGCGGTTGTGGGAACCGGAACGAGGGCGCACCGTCTTCGATCCGATCAGACAGATGATCGACCGGGACGGCGGGCTGGGCACGCCTCACGTGGAGGCAGTCGGGCGCAACCTCTCGGCGCTCATCGGGACCCCCCGCTTGGCTGCGTTCGAGAGCGACCTCGCCGAGAACTGGCTGAAGTGCCTGGACGGCAAGCCCGGCGGGTTCAAGGTGGTGAAGGCCTTCTGGGAGCTGATGCAAGGGGCCGCAGACAAGGTCGATGCGCACGTGGTCTTGGCGGACGTCGGGCCCAGCCTGGGCGCGATCAACCGGTCGGCGCTGGTGGCGTCTGATCACGTCGTGATGCCGTTGGGGGCAGACCTGTTCTCGCTCGCCGGCATCGAGAATCTCGGGCGTTGGCTGCAGGAATCGAGGGAGGACTGGGCCAAGCGCGTGCGGGAGAGCAAGGACCCGCAGTTGGTGCTCCCGGCCGGCCGCATGGTCGCTGCGGGGTATGTGTTGAGCCAGCACGCGGTCCAAGGTGGGCGTCCAACGAGGGCGTACGACCGCTGGATGCGGCGGATCCCTGCCACCTACGCCGGAAGCGTCCTGGGGACGACCGCGGGTACCGACGATCCGTCCGAGGACGCGAACTGTCTCGGGATCGTGAAGCACTACCGCAGCCTGATGCCGTTGGCACAGGAAGCGCGCAAGCCGATCTTCTTGCTTCGCGCGGGCGATGGCGCGCTCGGCTCCCACGCCGCGGCTGCACAGCAGGCGTACCGCGACTTCGCCGAGTTGGCCGACCGCATCGCCGCCGCGACCTGGCGGACCGCGCCGCCCGTGGCGGCCACGACCCCGGGCTAG
- a CDS encoding M20 family metallopeptidase gives MTIDAGAARTQIDATFADSIVPTLVEYIGIPNKSPMFDPQWREHGHMARAVELLAGWAKAHLPAGATLEVVQVEDRTPVIFIDVPGSDPTGARAGDTVLLYGHLDKQPEMTGWEEGLGPWTPVLRGDRLYGRGGADDGYAIFASLTALNVLQQQGRPFARCCVLIEACEESGSFDLPAYIEHLAPRIGTPSLVVCLDSGCGNYEQLWCTTSLRGLVLGTLEISLLREGVHSGDGSGVVASSFRIARQLLERLEDNLTGAIRPTELYATIPRDRIEQAARAADVLGDEVWSKFPLQPGVAPISKDAAELIINRTWRPALAVTGAEGLPAIGNAGNVMRPSTSLKLSLRVPPTVDPDAALARVKELLEANPPYGAKVTFHAGGANGGWNAPALAPWLEGALEAASATHFGKPPVSMGEGGSIPFMGMLGQRFPEAQFFITGVLGPGSNAHGPNEFLDIPMAKRLTACVADVIARHATR, from the coding sequence ATGACCATCGACGCTGGCGCCGCCCGCACCCAGATCGACGCGACCTTCGCCGACAGCATCGTCCCGACCCTGGTCGAGTACATCGGCATCCCCAACAAGTCGCCGATGTTCGACCCGCAGTGGCGCGAGCACGGCCACATGGCCCGCGCGGTCGAGCTCCTGGCGGGCTGGGCCAAGGCCCACCTGCCCGCCGGCGCGACGCTCGAGGTGGTCCAGGTCGAGGACCGGACGCCGGTCATCTTCATCGACGTGCCCGGCAGCGACCCGACCGGGGCCCGCGCCGGCGACACCGTGCTGCTGTACGGCCACCTCGACAAGCAGCCCGAGATGACCGGCTGGGAGGAGGGCCTGGGCCCGTGGACGCCGGTCTTGCGCGGCGACCGGCTCTACGGCCGCGGCGGCGCCGACGACGGCTACGCGATCTTCGCCAGCCTGACGGCGCTCAACGTGCTCCAGCAGCAGGGCCGGCCGTTCGCGCGCTGCTGCGTGCTGATCGAGGCGTGCGAGGAGTCGGGCAGCTTCGATCTGCCGGCGTACATCGAGCACCTGGCGCCGCGGATCGGCACGCCCAGCCTGGTGGTGTGCCTCGACTCGGGCTGCGGCAACTACGAGCAGCTCTGGTGCACGACCTCGCTGCGCGGCCTGGTGCTGGGCACGCTCGAGATCAGCCTCCTGCGCGAGGGCGTCCACTCGGGCGACGGCTCGGGCGTGGTGGCGTCGAGCTTCCGGATCGCGCGCCAGCTGCTCGAGCGGCTCGAGGACAACCTCACCGGCGCGATCCGACCGACCGAGCTGTACGCGACGATCCCGCGCGACCGGATCGAGCAGGCGGCCCGCGCCGCCGACGTGCTCGGCGACGAGGTCTGGTCGAAGTTCCCGCTGCAGCCCGGGGTCGCGCCGATCTCGAAGGACGCGGCCGAGCTGATCATCAACCGCACCTGGCGCCCGGCGCTGGCGGTGACCGGCGCCGAGGGCCTGCCGGCGATCGGCAACGCCGGCAACGTGATGCGGCCGTCGACCTCGCTCAAGCTGTCGCTGCGGGTGCCGCCGACGGTCGATCCCGACGCCGCGCTGGCCCGGGTCAAGGAGCTGCTCGAGGCCAACCCGCCCTACGGCGCCAAGGTCACCTTCCACGCCGGCGGCGCCAACGGCGGCTGGAACGCGCCGGCGCTGGCGCCGTGGCTCGAGGGCGCGCTCGAGGCCGCCAGCGCCACCCACTTCGGCAAGCCGCCGGTGTCGATGGGCGAAGGCGGGTCGATCCCGTTCATGGGCATGCTCGGCCAGCGCTTCCCCGAGGCGCAGTTCTTCATCACCGGCGTGCTCGGCCCGGGCTCGAACGCCCACGGCCCCAACGAGTTCCTGGACATCCCGATGGCCAAGAGGCTGACCGCCTGCGTCGCCGACGTGATCGCGCGCCACGCGACGCGCTGA
- a CDS encoding thiol reductase thioredoxin, which yields MANAPGTVTVTDATFDQIVEHGIVLIDFWAAWCGPCRAFAPVFEAAAARHPDVVFGKVDTEAEPGLAREFEISAIPTLMVLRDGIMLGAQPGVMSARAIDDLIRQVAALDMDALRETIAAREAAAAAASAATIAR from the coding sequence ATGGCGAACGCACCTGGGACCGTGACCGTGACCGACGCAACCTTCGACCAGATCGTCGAGCACGGCATCGTGCTCATCGACTTCTGGGCCGCGTGGTGCGGCCCGTGCCGGGCGTTCGCGCCGGTGTTCGAGGCCGCCGCCGCGCGCCACCCCGACGTGGTGTTCGGCAAGGTCGACACCGAGGCTGAGCCGGGGCTCGCGCGGGAGTTCGAGATCTCCGCGATCCCGACGTTGATGGTGCTGCGCGACGGCATCATGCTGGGCGCCCAGCCCGGCGTGATGTCGGCCCGTGCCATCGACGACCTGATCCGGCAGGTGGCCGCGCTCGACATGGACGCGCTGCGCGAGACCATCGCCGCGCGCGAGGCCGCCGCCGCCGCCGCGTCCGCCGCGACCATCGCCCGCTGA
- a CDS encoding tetratricopeptide repeat protein, whose product MLAGEAGIGKSRLLAEVALHVQLDGGEVIRLSARAGDAPWSALRALARTLLTVAGPAWARAGSTAGPQVAALFDDGAPLAPGRWVLAEAVVELVAAAAAVRPLAILVDEAELAAAAVQDVLAYVARAVPDMPALMVVAGRSPEPSARPPRSPISAAVTAVARGRRLELVPLGQSSFYQLVAAAVGAEIAGRLADELRRVSGGNPGHAIATLDAMIEAGTLARLGGTWTAAPELIVPLLPAARQSALGRLSTLTASARGFLRAAAVLGDPFDRELLAAILGIAAPSAPFADGVPEPLTEGLISVSTRIPVAEVIVLDDDASRRVAIDPTIDEVDLALADAVAARALTADPAAGQFRFAHKELADMLGRELTPAARLEYHRRAALALDDRLAAEQPVAPAAMARHHRALGDGLLAARWCLAAADAAVRDGDLPTAVAHATDALTLADPGDQRPLLLRVAELAGQAGELELALHHYRLAADGASPAVGVVIALDIADLERRRGHAEAALLAAAGALVTARRTGDPALEARCHLRIAWLYAHRADYALASDHASIGLPLARKVGERTLEIELGRVAAAIATSVGDPRRALALLDAMPAPAADQPRLIAGIAHELGRAAIQAGDYPRAIEALERAIAAAEAAGDLEQRARSTNNLGAACYYQGDWGRARRLWQQFRQQSERQGDRMETLHALNNLGSLYRDLGMLADARAALERAGELAEQLDAAHMAAMILANRGEVDARAGDLGAARERYERALSECVRLGAREDAIETRRRLSELDLAVGRVDEALARALEAARDAKDLGARFEEGVLHRVAAAALRAQGDLDSAAWFVDRARELLAGLGARYELARVAVEAAELAHAGGDDARALVHLGAAETEFATLGARWDLDRVRGLRRTLGPRPASAAPISAAVAVAQAALASDPDGAVALALGGVLAASGCDRGFVLTLDGSGRPQIRARHHGAHARGFDRGDADVSGTIVRKVAATGQAVAVADAVLDADLREQSSVVALGLRRMWAAPLRARGRLIGIVYVDSTAADLDDRPLDPEVLDAAVAPLALALDHARLQAEARRSAELMSILAHEIRNPLAGILGYSEMGREPDLAPAHLDAGALFDRIHADAERLRRLVDNVFELSRHEAGRLDASFGPVDVERIVRAVVGDFARAISERRLIMAITIDEPVGPALGSPDRLAQVLSNLLGNAVKFSPPGGTIEIDVRREQVRVGDPTAPPLSPVDARAWIPLAAGDDLGDVIRLDVRDHGPGMSDDLRAQLFEKFTQGAGAAKHGGLGLGLYLCREIVRQHGGAIWVESELGRGACFSVRLPVAL is encoded by the coding sequence GTGCTGGCCGGCGAGGCCGGCATCGGCAAGTCGCGGCTCCTGGCCGAGGTCGCGCTGCACGTGCAGCTCGACGGCGGCGAGGTGATCCGGCTGTCGGCGCGGGCCGGCGACGCGCCGTGGTCGGCGCTGCGGGCGCTGGCGCGCACGCTCCTGACCGTGGCCGGGCCGGCCTGGGCGCGCGCGGGCTCGACCGCGGGGCCGCAGGTGGCGGCGCTGTTCGACGACGGCGCGCCGCTGGCGCCGGGCCGCTGGGTGCTGGCCGAGGCGGTCGTCGAGCTGGTCGCGGCGGCCGCGGCGGTGCGGCCGCTGGCGATCCTCGTCGACGAGGCCGAGCTGGCGGCGGCGGCGGTCCAGGACGTGCTCGCGTACGTGGCGCGCGCGGTGCCGGACATGCCGGCGCTGATGGTGGTGGCCGGGCGCTCGCCCGAGCCGTCGGCGCGCCCGCCGCGCTCGCCGATCTCCGCGGCGGTGACCGCGGTCGCCCGCGGCCGTCGGCTCGAGCTGGTGCCGCTGGGCCAGTCGAGCTTCTACCAGCTGGTGGCGGCGGCGGTCGGCGCCGAGATCGCCGGGCGCCTGGCCGACGAGCTGCGCCGGGTCTCGGGCGGCAACCCCGGCCACGCGATCGCCACGCTCGACGCGATGATCGAGGCCGGCACGCTCGCGCGCCTGGGCGGGACCTGGACCGCCGCGCCCGAGCTGATCGTGCCGCTCCTGCCCGCGGCCCGGCAGAGCGCGCTCGGGCGCCTGTCGACGCTCACCGCCAGCGCGCGCGGGTTCCTGCGCGCGGCCGCGGTGCTGGGCGATCCGTTCGACCGCGAGCTCCTGGCGGCGATCCTCGGCATCGCCGCGCCGTCGGCGCCGTTCGCCGACGGCGTGCCCGAGCCGCTGACCGAGGGCCTGATCTCGGTGTCGACCCGCATCCCGGTGGCCGAGGTGATCGTCCTCGACGACGACGCCTCGCGCCGGGTCGCGATCGATCCCACGATCGACGAGGTCGACCTGGCGCTGGCCGACGCGGTCGCGGCCCGCGCGCTCACCGCCGATCCCGCGGCCGGCCAGTTCCGGTTCGCGCACAAGGAGCTGGCCGACATGCTCGGCCGCGAGCTGACGCCGGCCGCGCGCCTCGAGTACCACCGCCGCGCCGCGCTCGCCCTCGACGATCGCCTGGCCGCCGAGCAGCCGGTGGCCCCGGCGGCGATGGCGCGGCACCACCGCGCGCTCGGCGACGGCCTGCTGGCCGCGCGCTGGTGCCTGGCCGCCGCCGACGCCGCCGTGCGCGACGGCGATCTCCCGACCGCGGTGGCCCACGCCACCGACGCGCTGACGCTGGCCGATCCCGGCGACCAGCGGCCGCTCTTGCTGCGCGTCGCCGAGCTGGCCGGCCAGGCCGGCGAGCTCGAGCTGGCGCTGCACCACTACCGGCTGGCCGCCGACGGCGCCAGCCCCGCGGTCGGCGTCGTGATCGCGCTCGACATCGCCGACCTCGAGCGCCGCCGCGGCCACGCGGAGGCGGCGCTGCTCGCGGCCGCCGGCGCGCTGGTCACCGCGCGCCGCACCGGCGACCCGGCGCTCGAGGCGCGCTGCCACCTGCGGATCGCGTGGCTGTACGCGCACCGCGCCGACTACGCGCTGGCGTCGGACCACGCGTCGATCGGCCTGCCGCTGGCGCGCAAGGTCGGCGAGCGCACGCTCGAGATCGAGCTGGGCCGGGTCGCGGCGGCGATCGCCACCAGCGTCGGCGACCCGCGCCGCGCGCTGGCGCTGCTCGACGCCATGCCCGCGCCCGCCGCCGATCAGCCCCGGCTGATCGCGGGCATCGCCCACGAGCTCGGCCGCGCCGCGATCCAGGCCGGCGACTACCCGCGCGCGATCGAGGCGCTCGAGCGCGCGATCGCGGCGGCCGAGGCCGCGGGCGATCTGGAGCAGCGCGCGCGCTCGACCAACAACCTCGGCGCGGCCTGCTACTACCAGGGCGACTGGGGCCGGGCCCGTCGGCTGTGGCAGCAGTTCCGCCAGCAGAGCGAGCGCCAGGGCGATCGCATGGAGACCTTGCACGCGCTCAACAACCTGGGCTCGCTCTACCGCGACCTCGGCATGCTGGCCGACGCCCGCGCCGCGCTCGAGCGCGCCGGCGAGCTGGCCGAGCAGCTCGACGCGGCCCACATGGCGGCGATGATCCTCGCCAACCGCGGCGAGGTCGACGCGCGCGCCGGCGACCTCGGCGCCGCGCGCGAGCGCTACGAACGGGCCTTGTCGGAGTGCGTGCGCCTGGGCGCGCGCGAGGACGCGATCGAGACCCGCCGACGCCTGTCGGAGCTCGACCTCGCGGTCGGCCGCGTCGACGAGGCCCTGGCGCGCGCGCTCGAGGCCGCGCGCGACGCCAAGGACCTGGGCGCGCGGTTCGAGGAGGGCGTCCTGCACCGGGTCGCGGCCGCGGCGCTGCGCGCCCAGGGCGATCTCGACAGCGCCGCGTGGTTCGTCGATCGCGCGCGCGAGCTCTTGGCCGGGCTCGGCGCGCGCTACGAGCTGGCCCGGGTCGCGGTCGAGGCCGCCGAGCTCGCCCACGCCGGCGGCGATGACGCCAGGGCGCTCGTGCACCTCGGCGCCGCCGAGACCGAGTTCGCGACGCTCGGCGCGCGCTGGGATCTCGACCGGGTGCGGGGCCTGCGCCGGACCCTGGGCCCGCGCCCGGCCTCGGCCGCGCCGATCTCGGCCGCGGTGGCGGTGGCCCAGGCCGCGCTCGCCAGCGACCCCGACGGCGCGGTCGCGCTGGCGCTCGGGGGCGTGCTGGCGGCGTCGGGTTGCGACCGCGGCTTCGTGCTGACGCTCGACGGCAGCGGCCGGCCCCAGATCCGCGCCCGCCACCACGGCGCCCACGCGCGCGGCTTCGATCGCGGCGACGCCGACGTGTCGGGCACGATCGTCCGCAAGGTCGCGGCCACCGGCCAGGCGGTGGCGGTGGCCGACGCCGTGCTCGACGCCGACCTGCGCGAGCAGTCCAGCGTCGTGGCGCTGGGGCTGCGGCGCATGTGGGCGGCGCCGCTGCGCGCCCGCGGCCGGCTGATCGGCATCGTCTACGTCGACTCGACCGCGGCCGATCTCGACGACCGCCCGCTCGATCCCGAGGTGCTCGACGCCGCGGTCGCGCCGCTGGCGCTCGCCCTCGACCACGCCCGCCTGCAGGCCGAGGCCCGCCGCTCGGCCGAGCTGATGTCGATCCTGGCGCACGAGATCCGCAACCCGCTCGCCGGCATCCTCGGCTACTCCGAGATGGGTCGCGAGCCCGACCTCGCGCCGGCGCACCTCGACGCCGGCGCGCTGTTCGATCGCATCCACGCCGACGCCGAGCGCCTGCGCCGGCTGGTCGACAACGTCTTCGAGCTGTCGCGCCACGAGGCCGGCCGCCTCGACGCCTCGTTCGGCCCGGTCGACGTCGAGCGGATCGTGCGCGCGGTCGTCGGCGACTTCGCCCGCGCGATCAGCGAGCGCCGCCTGATCATGGCGATCACGATCGACGAGCCGGTCGGCCCCGCGCTCGGCAGCCCCGACCGCCTGGCCCAGGTGCTGTCGAACCTGCTCGGCAACGCCGTGAAGTTCTCGCCGCCGGGCGGCACGATCGAGATCGACGTGCGGCGCGAGCAGGTCCGGGTCGGCGACCCGACCGCGCCGCCGCTGTCCCCCGTCGACGCCCGGGCCTGGATCCCGCTGGCGGCCGGCGACGACCTCGGCGACGTCATCCGCCTCGACGTGCGCGACCACGGCCCGGGCATGAGCGACGATCTGCGCGCGCAGCTGTTCGAGAAGTTCACGCAGGGCGCCGGCGCCGCCAAGCACGGCGGCCTCGGGCTGGGCCTGTACCTGTGCCGCGAGATCGTCCGCCAGCACGGCGGCGCGATCTGGGTCGAGAGCGAGCTCGGCCGCGGCGCGTGCTTCTCGGTCCGGCTGCCGGTCGCGCTGTGA